DNA from Frateuria edaphi:
GAGACTGCCCCCGAGGCGCCCAGGCTGTGATAGTTCGGGTTGCGCCGGTTCTTGATGTAGGTCGGCAGGATCGAGACCACCAGGCCGCCGATGTAGAACAGCAGGAAACCAAACCGGCCAAGCTCCTCGGCATACACGCTCTCGATGGCGCGCCCGAAGAAGAACAGCGTCAGCATGTTGAACAAGAGGTGGCCGAAGTCCGCGTGGACCAGCCCGTAGGTCACCAGCCGGTGGTATTCGCGATGGCGCTGGACCGCAGGCGGCCACAGGATCAGGTCGTCCATCAGCTTGGGCTTGTTGAAAGCCAGGAACGAGACGACGCAGGTGACGGCGATGATGGCCAGGGTGATCATGATCGCTGGGGCTTCCTGATGAACGGCGGACCGTCCATCTTGGCGTCACCCATGCCCCTTGTCGACTCGCGCGGCCACCGGTGCGACACCAGGGCGTATCATGCGCGCCCTTATCCGCCCCGCTCCCCACGGAAACGCATGGCACCGATCCGCTACCTGCATCTGGACGTCTTTGCCGCCACCTGTGGCGGGGGCAACCACCTTGGCGTGGTCACCGACGCGCGTGGATGGAGCGACGATGAGATGCAACGTTTCGCACGCTGGACCGCGCTGGTGGAGACCACGTTCCTGCTGCCGCCCTCGACGCCGCGGTCGAGCTACCGCGTGCGCATCTTCACCCCGCAGCACGAGATCCCGTTCGCCGGCCACCCGAGCATCGGCAGCGCGCACGCGGTGCTGGCCTGCGGACTCGCGCAACCGGTCGATGGCGTGCTCTGGCAGGAATGTGGCGCCGGCGTGCTTCCGATCCGCGTCGAGGGCGAGGGCGAGGCGCGCGACCTGCTGCTGAAGTCGCCCGGCGAGCAAGTGCTCGCCACCGGGCGCGACGCCCACCCTTTGCTTGCGGCCACGCTCGCCGGCATCGAACTGGGCACCCTGCCACCGGCGCTGGTCGATGGCGGCCGCCGCTGGTGGCTGGCCGAAGTCGCGGACGAAGCGGGCCTGCGCGGCTGGCTGCCCGACCATAGCGCCATCGGCGCGCTCGCACGCGCCACCGGCAGCATGGGCCTGTGCGTGTTCGCGCGCAGTTCGTCGGAGGATTACCCGCTGGTGGTGCGCGCGTTTCCCGCCGGCGTCGGCATCGTCGAGGATCCGGCCTCCGGGGCGGCCAACGGCCTGATCGCCGCCTACATCGCGCAGGCCGAGCCGCAGGGTGCGCTCTCGCGCGGCTACGCGATCAGCCAGGGCCGCGAGATGGGCCATGACGCGCGACTGCTGGCGCGTATCGAACCGGACGCGATCTGGGTCGGCGGCCGCGCACGCACGGTGGTCGATGGCGTGCTGCACTGGAACCGCGGGTGAGCGAGGCGCAGATCTGGGTCGATGCCGACGCCTGCCCGGGGCCGATCAAGGAGATCCTGTTCCGCGCGGCCGAGCGTGCACAGGTGGTGGTCACGCTGGTCGCCAACCAGATGCTGCGCACGCCGCCCACGCGATGGGTGCGCGCGATCCAGGTCGCCGGCGGCTTCGACGTGGCGGACAACGAGATCGTCCAGCGCCTCTCGTCAGGTGACCTGGTGGTGACGCAGGACATCCCGCTGGCCGCGCAGGCAATCGACAAGGGCGCGCTGGCACTGCACCCGCGCGGC
Protein-coding regions in this window:
- a CDS encoding PhzF family phenazine biosynthesis protein; amino-acid sequence: MAPIRYLHLDVFAATCGGGNHLGVVTDARGWSDDEMQRFARWTALVETTFLLPPSTPRSSYRVRIFTPQHEIPFAGHPSIGSAHAVLACGLAQPVDGVLWQECGAGVLPIRVEGEGEARDLLLKSPGEQVLATGRDAHPLLAATLAGIELGTLPPALVDGGRRWWLAEVADEAGLRGWLPDHSAIGALARATGSMGLCVFARSSSEDYPLVVRAFPAGVGIVEDPASGAANGLIAAYIAQAEPQGALSRGYAISQGREMGHDARLLARIEPDAIWVGGRARTVVDGVLHWNRG
- a CDS encoding rhomboid family intramembrane serine protease, which encodes MITLAIIAVTCVVSFLAFNKPKLMDDLILWPPAVQRHREYHRLVTYGLVHADFGHLLFNMLTLFFFGRAIESVYAEELGRFGFLLFYIGGLVVSILPTYIKNRRNPNYHSLGASGAVSAALFAFILFAPWARIIVFVLPMPAILYAVLYVGYSIYMDRAGRDNINHSAHLWGAAYGVIFTLLIKQGLFTYFLAQLVNPRM
- a CDS encoding YaiI/YqxD family protein, encoding MSEAQIWVDADACPGPIKEILFRAAERAQVVVTLVANQMLRTPPTRWVRAIQVAGGFDVADNEIVQRLSSGDLVVTQDIPLAAQAIDKGALALHPRGELYTRETIAQRLSMRNFMDELRGAGVDTGGPATFHARDRQAFANQLDRWLQQRPKHP